The following are from one region of the Capsicum annuum cultivar UCD-10X-F1 chromosome 1, UCD10Xv1.1, whole genome shotgun sequence genome:
- the LOC107848678 gene encoding chaperone protein DnaJ — protein sequence MSSSGSCTCSYRPIITAKSNIVVNPLLIIHGNRRLKKRIPRICVVRASTVENSSSNFVQRIEKAWLISKQPRPIICSTCDSNGNVDCKWCGGTGFFILGDNMLCQVPSRNTSCVICAGKGSVCCTDCKGTGHRAKWLGEPPIPKPPVAEE from the exons ATGAGTAGTAGCGGTAGTTGTACATGTTCTTATAGACCCATAATTACTGCTAAATCAAATATTGTTGTTAATCCATTATTGATAATCCATGGTAACCGTAGATTAAAGAAAAGAATACCGAGAATTTGTGTTGTAAGAGCATCAACAGTTGAAAATAGCTCATCCAATTTTGTTCAACGCATCGAGAAGGCCTGGTTGATTTCCAAG CAACCTAGGCCAATTATATGCTCTACTTGTGACTCAAATGGCAATGTGGATTGCAAGTGGTGCGGCGGTACTGGTTTCTTTATACTAGGCGACAATATGCTCTGTCAAGTGCCCTCTCGAAACACAAGCTGTGTCATATGCGCTGGAAAG GGTTCAGTATGCTGCACAGACTGTAAAGGAACAGGTCACCGTGCAAAGTGGCTGGGTGAGCCTCCTATTCCCAAGCCTCCTGTTGCCGAGGAGTAA